A DNA window from Halomicrobium mukohataei DSM 12286 contains the following coding sequences:
- a CDS encoding DUF1616 domain-containing protein — MADDVQWRALLPEPVRTLPADLAAVVAFTLFTAAAATVPGVSETPLRVVLGLPFTLFVPGYAFIAALFPEAGTGPAEHDDADADRTEEGGIDGIERVALSFGLSIALVPLIGLVLNFTPWGIRLVPILVGVGGFTLAATAVAARRRRELPAEDRFRVPYRTWLASARTELFEPETRTDAALNVLLALSMILAVGTVGIAVTVPGQGESFSEFYLLTEDDDGELIADNYPEEFVRGESKPVVVGIGNQEHEPTDYTVVMEIQNVTFTGPNGTQSEVRAEDELARYRTRLADNETDHRTVDVEPTMTGRNLRLLFTLYRGDAPDDASIETAYRETHLWVNVSATNG; from the coding sequence ATGGCTGACGACGTCCAGTGGCGCGCCCTCCTGCCAGAGCCCGTCCGGACGCTGCCCGCCGACCTCGCGGCGGTCGTCGCGTTCACACTGTTCACAGCGGCCGCCGCGACCGTCCCCGGTGTCAGCGAGACGCCCCTGCGCGTGGTGCTGGGGCTGCCCTTCACGCTGTTCGTTCCCGGCTACGCTTTCATCGCCGCGCTCTTTCCGGAAGCCGGAACGGGACCGGCTGAGCACGACGACGCGGACGCCGACCGAACCGAGGAGGGCGGGATCGACGGCATCGAGCGGGTCGCACTCTCGTTTGGCCTCAGTATCGCGCTCGTCCCGCTGATCGGCCTCGTGCTGAACTTCACGCCGTGGGGGATTCGACTCGTGCCGATCCTCGTCGGCGTCGGCGGCTTCACGCTGGCCGCGACTGCCGTTGCAGCGCGCCGCCGACGAGAACTCCCGGCCGAGGACCGGTTCCGAGTGCCCTACCGAACGTGGCTCGCGAGCGCCCGGACGGAGCTGTTCGAACCGGAGACGCGAACTGACGCCGCGCTGAACGTCCTGCTGGCACTGAGCATGATCCTCGCCGTCGGGACCGTCGGCATCGCCGTCACTGTTCCCGGCCAGGGAGAGTCCTTCTCCGAGTTCTACCTCCTGACCGAGGACGACGACGGCGAACTGATCGCCGACAACTACCCCGAGGAGTTCGTCCGAGGCGAGTCGAAGCCGGTCGTCGTCGGGATCGGGAACCAGGAGCACGAGCCGACCGACTATACCGTCGTGATGGAGATACAGAACGTGACCTTTACCGGCCCGAACGGTACACAAAGCGAAGTGCGTGCCGAGGACGAACTCGCACGGTATCGGACGCGGCTGGCGGACAACGAGACCGACCACCGGACGGTCGACGTCGAACCGACCATGACCGGTCGGAACCTGCGCCTGCTGTTCACGCTGTATCGCGGCGACGCCCCCGACGACGCCTCGATCGAGACGGCCTACCGGGAGACTCACCTGTGGGTGAACGTGAGTGCGACGAACGGGTGA
- a CDS encoding IS6-like element ISHmu2 family transposase, with the protein MAEIARLSGNREWIDLDFVERERTPEWIMARGIQSHIAGLSLSNTVELLEDLGVQRSRKAIHDWVQKADLQPKSGRSPNQIALDETVIRINDQQFWLYAAADPDTNDLLHVRLFSTTTTALTEIFLRELRQKHDIETAEFLVDGAQHLQTALQRAGLRFQMCRAGNRNAVERIFRELKRRTSSFSNCFSHVEPETAESWLQAFACWHNAPN; encoded by the coding sequence ATGGCAGAAATCGCCCGCCTCAGTGGGAATAGAGAGTGGATTGATTTGGATTTTGTGGAGCGCGAGCGGACACCCGAGTGGATAATGGCCCGCGGTATTCAATCGCACATTGCGGGCCTCTCGCTGTCGAATACCGTCGAATTACTCGAAGATCTGGGTGTCCAACGTAGTCGGAAAGCGATTCACGATTGGGTACAAAAAGCCGATCTACAGCCGAAATCGGGTCGATCGCCGAATCAGATCGCGCTTGACGAAACGGTGATTCGGATCAACGATCAGCAGTTCTGGCTGTATGCTGCTGCAGATCCCGATACAAACGACCTGCTGCACGTCCGCCTCTTTTCGACAACCACGACCGCTCTCACCGAAATCTTCTTGCGCGAACTTCGGCAGAAACACGATATCGAAACTGCCGAATTTCTCGTCGATGGCGCCCAACACCTCCAAACTGCGCTTCAACGAGCTGGGCTCCGATTTCAGATGTGTCGCGCTGGAAATCGGAATGCCGTCGAACGGATCTTCCGAGAGCTGAAACGTCGAACCTCGTCGTTTTCGAACTGCTTCAGCCACGTCGAACCCGAAACAGCCGAATCATGGCTTCAAGCCTTCGCCTGCTGGCACAATGCTCCAAACTAA
- a CDS encoding glycosyltransferase family 4 protein has protein sequence MKVVHIHDYVMPNMGYQENLLPPKILEEGIDIEVITSTAVPEKFKEERNDFNSGIYNYKGVKYHRLNYLFKINSAGNIIMRGLLKKLNEIGPDIIQCRSLINTQAIKAARYCKQTDCQLYIDEHVDNGNFNLDSLFKSSSFHIFKILLFKYIDEEVELYLPVQQYSKEFLVDRFGIDEDRTELLPLGVDIQLFCPNEADRDKIRSKYRFPNDHKVIITAGNIDPRKDIEVLLDALNEIESEYNWTLLIVGRPSGPRGKAYMERIKDLVSEYGLSSNVIFKDFVPHDELSMYYNAADIGVWPGKLGITTVEAIGTGLPVIIPKSKATNYIVSNDNGSQFVRGDSESLKLEMEKYINSPKKIKSHSEKSVEHARNVLSWEAIANKNISIYNSE, from the coding sequence ATGAAGGTTGTTCATATCCACGATTACGTGATGCCAAATATGGGCTACCAAGAAAATCTGCTCCCTCCAAAGATATTGGAAGAGGGAATCGATATAGAAGTTATAACAAGTACAGCAGTACCCGAAAAGTTTAAAGAAGAGAGGAATGATTTTAACTCGGGAATATACAACTATAAAGGCGTCAAATACCACAGGCTTAACTATTTATTTAAAATTAATTCTGCAGGGAATATTATAATGAGGGGGCTCCTAAAGAAGTTAAATGAAATTGGTCCAGATATTATACAGTGCAGATCATTAATAAACACACAAGCCATCAAGGCAGCAAGGTATTGTAAGCAGACAGACTGTCAACTATATATTGATGAACATGTTGACAACGGGAATTTTAATCTGGATAGTTTATTTAAATCCTCTTCATTTCACATATTTAAAATTTTATTATTTAAATATATAGATGAAGAAGTTGAGTTATATTTGCCAGTACAACAATATTCCAAGGAATTTTTAGTTGATAGGTTTGGGATAGATGAAGACAGAACCGAATTGTTACCGTTAGGTGTTGACATCCAACTGTTCTGTCCTAATGAAGCAGATCGAGATAAGATTCGGTCTAAATACAGATTCCCTAATGACCATAAGGTTATAATTACTGCTGGGAACATTGATCCACGTAAGGATATTGAGGTACTGCTTGACGCACTGAACGAAATAGAGTCAGAATATAATTGGACGCTATTAATCGTGGGCCGTCCATCGGGCCCGCGTGGTAAAGCATATATGGAGAGAATAAAAGATTTAGTATCGGAATATGGTTTATCCTCCAATGTTATATTTAAGGATTTTGTACCACACGACGAGCTTTCGATGTATTATAATGCTGCAGATATAGGCGTTTGGCCGGGGAAGCTGGGCATAACTACCGTTGAGGCCATAGGAACAGGTCTTCCTGTAATCATTCCCAAAAGTAAAGCAACAAACTACATAGTAAGTAATGATAATGGAAGTCAATTTGTGAGAGGCGATTCTGAATCTCTCAAATTAGAAATGGAAAAATATATAAATAGCCCCAAAAAAATCAAATCACATAGTGAGAAGTCGGTTGAGCACGCGAGGAATGTTCTAAGTTGGGAGGCAATAGCAAATAAAAACATTTCAATATATAATTCAGAGTGA
- a CDS encoding glycosyltransferase family 2 protein, whose amino-acid sequence MEVSVALCTYNGEKYLSELLDSLVSQSRPPNEIVICDDCSSDSTLQILKEFKSECELDVRLVSNSNRLGVNKNFIKCVNLCMGDAIAICDQDDIWDENKIEREVNMMQKDSSTQVVFHNSTIADENLEPMGNLWEAVGYSHGELKDSRSTFQRLLIENVVQGSTMLIDSTLIEDLPLIPEEWNYDHFIALYASLVTNICDIDEELLIYRQHENQKIGAPSAESRCIIPIMSFFDSLRGEPEDYRRQANMMKTITTLIESVEEDRLNISRKKALSSVHSVKSFRERQAKIFDGSEHIKDRMYLVYKNYNEDMYRKYSQSNAVVVRDIIRSVYHKH is encoded by the coding sequence ATGGAGGTCTCTGTTGCACTGTGTACGTACAACGGCGAAAAATACCTGTCTGAACTTTTAGATAGCTTAGTTTCTCAAAGTCGACCTCCAAATGAGATAGTGATTTGCGACGATTGTTCTTCTGACTCAACGCTCCAAATCCTAAAAGAGTTCAAATCTGAATGTGAACTGGATGTTAGATTAGTATCAAACAGTAATCGGCTTGGAGTCAATAAAAACTTTATTAAATGTGTGAATTTGTGTATGGGTGATGCCATAGCAATTTGTGACCAAGACGATATTTGGGATGAAAATAAGATAGAGAGAGAGGTAAATATGATGCAAAAAGATTCTTCTACTCAGGTTGTTTTTCATAATTCAACTATAGCTGATGAGAATCTTGAGCCGATGGGTAATCTTTGGGAGGCAGTTGGATATTCTCATGGCGAGTTAAAGGATTCAAGATCTACTTTCCAGCGCTTATTAATTGAAAATGTAGTTCAGGGTTCCACGATGTTAATCGATTCTACTCTAATAGAAGATCTACCATTGATTCCAGAGGAGTGGAACTACGACCATTTCATTGCGTTATATGCTTCACTCGTCACAAATATATGCGATATAGATGAAGAGCTATTAATATACAGACAGCATGAAAATCAAAAAATAGGGGCGCCTAGCGCAGAGAGTCGATGTATAATCCCCATCATGTCTTTTTTTGATAGTCTTCGGGGAGAACCTGAGGATTACAGAAGACAAGCCAATATGATGAAGACTATTACTACATTGATCGAATCAGTTGAGGAGGATCGATTAAACATATCCCGAAAAAAGGCTTTAAGTAGTGTTCATAGTGTGAAAAGCTTCCGTGAAAGACAAGCTAAGATATTCGATGGTTCAGAGCACATAAAAGACCGTATGTATTTGGTCTACAAAAACTATAATGAGGACATGTATAGAAAGTATTCCCAATCTAATGCTGTAGTTGTACGCGATATTATTAGATCAGTCTACCATAAACATTAA
- a CDS encoding IS6 family transposase, translating to MDLDFVERERTPGQAMALGIQSHLAGLSLSNTVNLLEDLGVQRSRKSIHDWVQKADLQPESGRSPNQIALDETVIRINDQQFWLYAAVDPATNDLLHVPLFATTTTALTEIFLRELRQKHDIETAESLVDGAQYLQTALQRAGLRFQICRHGNWNAVERIFRELKRRTSSFSNCFSHVEPETAESWPQAFAL from the coding sequence ATTGATTTGGATTTTGTGGAGCGCGAGCGGACACCCGGGCAAGCGATGGCGCTAGGTATTCAATCGCACCTTGCAGGACTCTCGCTGTCGAATACCGTCAATTTACTCGAAGATCTGGGTGTCCAACGCAGCCGGAAATCAATCCACGACTGGGTGCAAAAAGCCGATCTACAGCCAGAGTCTGGACGATCGCCGAATCAGATTGCGCTGGACGAGACAGTGATTCGAATCAACGACCAGCAGTTCTGGCTGTACGCCGCCGTAGATCCCGCCACAAACGATCTGCTTCACGTCCCCCTCTTTGCAACGACCACGACCGCTCTGACCGAGATTTTCCTTCGCGAACTTCGACAAAAACACGATATCGAAACAGCTGAGTCTCTTGTTGATGGCGCTCAATACCTCCAAACTGCACTCCAACGAGCTGGGCTACGATTTCAGATATGTCGCCACGGAAATTGGAATGCTGTCGAACGGATTTTCCGAGAACTTAAACGACGAACCTCGTCGTTTTCGAACTGCTTCAGCCACGTCGAACCAGAAACAGCCGAATCATGGCCTCAAGCCTTCGCTCTCTAG
- a CDS encoding transposase: MRVDALGQRVDTVPRTIDGDTYHIWTQKREVGRLGAVKLLITKKEPTEQDDEDDEPSVKYIVSNKIDAPASHLIELYAMRWRIETFFRDTKQDLGLGDCGSGRPQVPVATGTC, translated from the coding sequence ATCCGTGTCGACGCGCTTGGCCAGCGCGTCGACACGGTTCCCCGGACGATTGACGGCGACACCTACCATATCTGGACGCAGAAGCGTGAAGTTGGGCGCCTCGGTGCAGTGAAGCTGCTGATCACAAAGAAAGAACCCACCGAGCAAGACGACGAGGACGACGAACCGAGCGTGAAGTACATCGTGTCGAACAAAATCGACGCACCAGCGAGCCATCTCATCGAGCTGTACGCGATGAGATGGCGCATCGAGACGTTCTTCAGAGACACCAAGCAGGACCTCGGTCTTGGAGACTGCGGCTCCGGCAGGCCGCAGGTGCCAGTCGCCACTGGCACCTGCTGA